From Lolium perenne isolate Kyuss_39 chromosome 5, Kyuss_2.0, whole genome shotgun sequence, a single genomic window includes:
- the LOC127302769 gene encoding ornithine decarboxylase 1B, chloroplastic — MVGSSPMQAVLVAPGVKDKKVIAFKRDALKEKDAVSALMRAISAPGSGVRSAFYVFDLARVVDLHRGWRRALAGVRPCYAVKCNPEPALLGALATLGAGFDCASRREIEAVLALGVEPSSIVYANPCKPEAHLEYAAEVGVNLTTYDSEEEVAKIKRCHPNCDLMLRIKGPDGGDVRVDLGTKYGAHQDEVLPLLRAAQRAGLNVAGVSFHVGSGAANTDVYRGAIEAARNVFDQALALGMPPMRVLDIGGGFMAGPAFDEAATVINAALDRYFGDLPCVEVIGEPGRYFAETAFTMAARVIGKRTRGEVREYWIDDGLYGTLSCIPMDHYVPHPRPLAAPRAGDKTYASTVFGPTCDSLDTVVTGYQLPEMSVGDWLVFDDMGAYTTASGSNFNGFSTSDINIYYAYSS; from the coding sequence atggtCGGAAGCAGCCCGATGCAGgccgtgctggtggcgccgggcgTCAAGGACAAGAAGGTCATCGCCTTCAAGCGCGACGCGCTCAAGGAGAAGGACGCCGTGTCCGCGCTCATGCGGGCCATCTCCGCGCCCGGCAGCGGCGTGCGCAGCGCCTTCTACGTCTTCGACCTCGCCCGCGTCGTCGACCTGCACCGCGGCTGGCGCCGCGCGCTCGCCGGCGTGCGCCCCTGCTACGCCGTCAAGTGCAACCCGGAGCCGGCCCTCCTCGGCgcgctcgccacgctcggggcggGCTTCGACTGCGCCAGCCGCAGGGAGATCGAGGCCGTGCTGGCGCTCGGCGTCGAGCCCAGCAGCATCGTGTACGCCAACCCGTGCAAGCCCGAGGCGCACCTCGAGTACGCGGCGGAGGTCGGCGTCAACCTCACCACCTACGACTCCGAGGAGGAGGTGGCCAAGATCAAGCGCTGCCACCCGAACTGCGACCTCATGCTCCGCATCAAGGGCCCCGACGGCGGCGACGTCAGGGTGGACCTCGGCACCAAGTACGGCGCGCACCAGGACGAGGTCCTCCCGCTCCTGCGCGCCGCCCAGCGCGCGGGGCTCAACGTGGCGGGCGTCTCCTTCCACGTCGGCAGCGGCGCGGCCAACACGGACGTGTACCGCGGCGCCATCGAGGCCGCACGGAACGTCTTCGACCAGGCCCTCGCCCTCGGCATGCCGCCCATGCGCGTGCTCGACATCGGGGGCGGGTTCATGGCCGGCCCGGCCTTCGATGAGGCGGCCACGGTCATCAACGCCGCCCTCGACCGCTACTTCGGGGACCTGCCCTGCGTGGAGGTGATCGGGGAGCCCGGGAGGTACTTCGCCGAGACGGCCTTCACCATGGCGGCGCGCGTCATCGGGAAGCGCACGCGCGGCGAGGTGCGCGAGTACTGGATCGACGACGGCCTCTACGGCACCCTCAGCTGCATCCCCATGGACCACTACGTGCCGCACCCGAGGCCGCTCGCCGCGCCGCGCGCCGGCGACAAGACGTACGCCTCCACGGTGTTCGGCCCGACCTGCGACTCCCTCGACACGGTGGTCACCGGCTACCAGCTGCCGGAGATGAGCGTGGGGGACTGGCTCGTCTTCGACGACATGGGCGCCTACACCACCGCCTCCGGCTCCAACTTCAACGGCTTCTCCACGTCCGACATCAACATCTACTATGCATACTCCAGCTGA